The sequence TAAGCAAAGACCCACGAGTACAAATATCAGCACAGACAACCTGAAACAAAAACAGTGCAAAGTTACATCATTCATCCCAGAATGTAACTCTGACATTGTCACACCAttaagaaatactaatgatttcatgGTTCAACTTTCTTTTTTTGTTCTCAAAAGATATTAGTGATGGAGCATGGAACGGTTCCCATTTCAGGCACCAGTGTTGGCATCAAGCAGTTCCAGCTGAGTCACGTCACAGCCAGAGGCAGAGTAAAGTTACATTTACTCTGTCAACATTACTCAGCCCCAAACTGAGAAGAGCACCTCGAATGCATCACAGAGATAATTCTTCCTTCTATTTTGCACAGCAGCCATCCTGTGGCCTAAGTGAGACTGCCAGGTAGTACTAAATTAGCGACAGTTTTGTGCTACAGATCCACTAGGAACTGGATTTCAGCCCAAACTCATTTCTAGTATGACACTTTTAGCTAGCAGACAGAGACTTTCATCACATCTGACTggactggatttgaacccaggtcccAGAAAGGAAAGACCAGTGTGTAAACCACTATGTCACCCAGTTTCATAATTCAGTTTTCTAGTGGCATTGTGTTACAAATTCAGGTCTGCTGTAGATGTCTTCTCAGGCTCAGTGGTGGCATTCATTCCCTATGGAGTCTGAACTTTATGCGAGTTGATTCACGCAGCCTACATCTACATGTATGATAGCATAACCTAGGGATAGAACAATAGCATCCCTTTGTGATCTGGAACAGATGGTTATGTTTTTCATACATGCATTTCTTCAATTTCCCCAATAGCAGACCAATTTACCACTAGGAGGTGCAAGGCTGGTTACAAATTATTAAGCTGTAATTAATTAATTCCAAGTTAATGGGAGGATACCCAACAACATTATGATCGGTTTCATTTATTTCCATCAATACAATTTGTCTTTGTGTAAAAATAGTGAACACGTAATGCTATGTCACTTCAGTGGGTTATCTTGATTGACTTAAAAGCTAATTTCTTAACACTCCTCTCCTCACAACCCTTTCCTAGCCACCAACTTTTgcagctgtttttaaaaaaaaatatttttcattaAAATCTGACTCCAGTGTCAGCTTTTAGTTGAACTATCTACCCAATCCATCAAGAGTGGAATCAATCTGCCTAACTTGGCAATGGCCCCTGTTGAGTTCAAATCAACAGAGATGTTGCAGGAGAAATGGGCGTTATCACCAAAATGCTAAACTGCCTTTCTTTTTCTCTGGGATTTTGGTCCAGACACCCCATCTGAAACCTAATTTACATTTGCCAGCCATGTTGCTCTGTGAATTTTTCTTTTTTCGTTCCTGGGatctgggcgttgctggcaaggccaccatttattgcccatccctaattgccctcgagaaggtgatggtgagctgccttcttgaactgctgcagtccttgttggtgaaggtactctcgtagtgctattagggagggagttccaggattttgacccagcagcgatgaaggaacggtgatatatttccaagtcaggatggtgtgtgacttggaggggaaattgcagataatggtgttcccatgcacctgctgcccttgtccttctcggtggtagagattgtggaggtgctgttgaaaaagccttggtgagttgctgcagtgcatcttgtcaatggtacacactgcagtcacggtgcaccggtggtggagggtagtggatggggtgccaatcaagcaggctgctttgtcctggatggtgtcgagcttcttgagtgttgttggagctgcactcatccaggtaaatggagtattccatcacactcctgacttgtggcttgtagatggtagCTCTCAAGAATTAAAACCTCGAGAGCTAAATAGTAACATTTTTAACATGTATTATACCACAGTTCCTTGTGGCAACATAAGTCTCAAACCCTGAAATATAACACTTTAATTATCTTTTTCCATGCCAGATATATACAATATATATTATATACACTTTAGCACCATTATTAAATAATGTATAAAAAAATGAAACGTCTACTGATTGTGGGCATTGCTTTATGTTGAATGCTTTCATACTATTGCAACTTTAAGAACACAATGCTTTCAGTCATACCTGCACTTTGTCACTGAACTGATACTTTTCTatcatcacttgctgtaactgacaGAAATCTGCATTGATCTCCACTCCTATAATCTGAGAAGCAGCACTATACAGGTAACCCTGGGTACAAAAAAATACACATAATGTATCAGTTGAAAGTTGTGGTTGTTGAAAGGTCAATGTGCAAGGTGTAAGCATTCTCTATGCAGAATGTGAAATTGATATTATTTTGCATTGTTTCCAACCTTATTTTTATAAAATCAGAAGGGATGAATGAAAAGTTGTATAAAATCTCTAAAACTCTAAACAAAATGCCAGATTCTGTAGCAGGAAAGATATGGAAGGCAAGGAAAAGCTGCAGGAAATATTAAACTAAATTGCCTGCCCCTAATAGTAGTAAAGTGTTAGATTTTACAAAAAATATCAATATGTGGTATGATGAACTGTACCCCAAATAGAACTGCTCCTAGCCTAGAGCCAACATCAATAAGAATTTTTCCTGAAAGATCTGGCAGCACATGATGAAAAAGGAACTTGATCTCCAGTGGGGAGAAAGAATGAGAAATAAAAGCTataaaataaaagaaaaaaacATTGTTAAGTTTTCCAACAGCACTGACCGCAAGAACAAATGGTTCACCAATATTGTATTGTATCCTGGGGTTAACAGCTATTTTAAAAATTTGATTCGTAGAATTAAACTTTATTTGGGTTCCAGTACCACTAAACACTCACATCAGGTATGATGCAGAGTACAGCTCTCTCTACTCTAGGCAATTAATGTGCCTTGTCCTCCATCTTAGAACAGAAGCCACAACAGCACCATTGGAATTTCCACTTTCGATGCTAAAAATTCTTATACTGCCTATGGTTAATGCTATATTTACTTTGCCATGCTGTAGCTGTTGGTGACAGCATGGTTAATTAAACAAAGGAGTTCACCAAAATAGTGGTTCGTACTGCACCTCTAGATGTGGAACCACCCTCAACTGTAATAGAACGACTGCCAGAGGCAGCCATGTTTTTTGACTGCTGTTGAGGTGTGCTGCATGCCCTGCCTATGCAAGCTAGTTAAGCTATGCCTCACTTGCTAGTTTGTAAATAGGTTTTTGAGAAGATACTGTGGTCATAAACAGTGTCACAATTTAAAAACAGCAGCGTATACACAAGCATGCTGTTCTGTCTGCTGTGAAATCTATCCCACAATATCAATGGATGGTTCTCAAAGCCCAGCTGATTATTTTTCTGTCATTTTAAAAAGGAAGTTTTAATCTTGTTTTAATTGGCAATGTTTCTGACACTCAGCTTGAAATGGAACAAAACTTAACCCTATAGGCGCGGTTATTGGGTTTAAAATAAAAAGTGAGAAATATATTGGGTTGGACTTGCTATGCACAGACTCCATTTGTATCTGTAAATAATTACACAACTAACCCAGTGGTGCTGTTTTATGTGATCCACAGCTCAAGCAGTAGTTTCTGCTCATTTTCCCTTTTTCACACAAGGAATCAATCAGATCATCATCGAATAAGAAAGCATCAATATGAACAGTGGGTTCTGGGTTCTGTTGTGTCTGAAAAAGCATAATACGTATAATATCATCAATTCAGATGTTTGTAAAATTCAAGTTGAGTGTTCTATATATTAAACAAATAAACATGAAGTTGTGGGAAAACTAGTGCAGTCCCCAAGAAAAAACAGACAGCATAGTCTGTGGGAACTTACAAAACATTATGTTGGTCAGCTCTGAAAAGAATAAAAGTTGCAAAATTACCTTTTTGAATGCCAAAGGTTCAGAACTGAGCATTGCTCCTATTGGCAGGCAACCCCGGAGATCTTCTGCAATGCTTCTGAGAAGGATTTCATTGTTGTCTGCACAGTATTCATCAAAGTCATCTGGAATTAATTTTTCATAATGCACAGTAGGAAACATTAAACCAAAACATCCTAGACATTGTTGGAAGCAAATATGTACATTTTTCTAAACAAATATTTGCAAAAAGTGCAAAATCTCACCAACTCTCAGACTGTTCATCACTAATCTTAAGTAATATTAAAGAGATTCCGTAATTGTTCAGTGAGTTAATCTATTgaatagctgagccatacagaagcaGGAAGGTTCAGTACGCAGTCTGTGCTGACTTAGCTAATCTTAGCCAAAGCAGCGGTAGGAGGATTATAATTAGCTTCAGCACTCAGAGAAAAGAAACAGCCAGCATTCCTGTTTCTGGTAGCTATGCAGTGACTTTGGGATAGGATAGGATCAGATTGACTTTGATTTGCTCTGTAGTCAAATACTctaccaacttccttttctggctcccatgttagctgatattataagcagttctttctcc is a genomic window of Pristiophorus japonicus isolate sPriJap1 chromosome 4, sPriJap1.hap1, whole genome shotgun sequence containing:
- the LOC139262294 gene encoding uncharacterized protein, translating into MELAAAKAAIHDVLKKVASDHFVQLVEWLKTTNDFDEYCADNNEILLRSIAEDLRGCLPIGAMLSSEPLAFKKTQQNPEPTVHIDAFLFDDDLIDSLCEKGKMSRNYCLSCGSHKTAPLAFISHSFSPLEIKFLFHHVLPDLSGKILIDVGSRLGAVLFGGYLYSAASQIIGVEINADFCQLQQVMIEKYQFSDKVQVVCADICTRGSLLKSADVIVMNNVFEYFLDKEEQIRTWQFICFTLKKKGALLVTAPSLQESLSQLQTGIQLNQWVQEVPLDYNVYLGRETDVDALKQLHLYEVL